A window of the Lactuca sativa cultivar Salinas chromosome 5, Lsat_Salinas_v11, whole genome shotgun sequence genome harbors these coding sequences:
- the LOC111889964 gene encoding probable pectate lyase 5, which translates to MAPPSLSLILFFLLSSTAISTSVQPPEHTVQQVQRSLNESRRNLGFLSCGTGNPIDDCWRCDPNWEKNRQRLADCAIGFGKGAVGGRDGKIYVVTDSSDNDAVNPKPGTLRYAVIQDEPLWIIFQRDMVIKLKEELIMNSFKTIDGRGASVHIAGGPCITIQYVTNIIIHGINIHDCKPSGNAMVRSSPRHFGWRTMCDGDGVSIFGGSHVWVDHCSLSNCADGLIDAIMGSTAITLSNNFMTHHDKVMLLGHSDSYEQDKNMQVTIAFNHFGEGLVQRMPRCRHGYFHVVNNDYTHWEMYAIGGSASPTINSQGNRFLAPDRRFSKEVTKHEDAPESKWKNWNWRSEGDLMLNGAFFTPSGAGASSSYARASSLGARPSSIVSALTTNAGALICRKGSRC; encoded by the exons ATGGCACCACCGTCTCTCTCCCTCATCCTCTTCTTCCTCCTCTCCTCCACCGCCATTTCCACCTCCGTACAGCCGCCTGAGCATACAGTACAACAAGTACAAAG GAGTTTGAATGAGTCTCGGCGGAATCTCGGTTTCCTGTCATGCGGGACCGGAAACCCAATCGACGATTGCTGGCGATGCGACCCGAATTGGGAGAAGAACCGTCAACGACTAGCGGACTGCGCCATTGGGTTCGGAAAAGGAGCCGTCGGCGGTAGAGACGGAAAGATTTACGTCGTCACCGATTCAAGCGACAACGACGCCGTGAACCCAAAACCAGGGACGTTGCGATATGCTGTGATCCAAGACGAGCCACTGTGGATCATTTTCCAGCGTGACATGGTTATCAAGCTAAAAGAAGAGCTAATCATGAACAGTTTCAAAACAATCGACGGCCGTGGCGCCAGCGTTCACATCGCCGGCGGACCCTGCATTACAATACAATACGTTACGAACATAATCATCCACGGAATCAACATCCACGACTGTAAACCGAGCGGGAACGCCATGGTTCGAAGCTCCCCGAGGCATTTCGGGTGGAGAACGATGTGCGATGGTGATGGTGTTTCGATATTTGGAGGAAGCCATGTGTGGGTCGACCATTGTTCTTTATCAAATTGCGCCGATGGGCTTATTGATGCGATCATGGGGTCCACAGCTATTACGTTATCAAACAATTTCATGACTCACCATGACAAAGTGATGCTTTTAGGTCACAGTGACTCATATGAGCAAGACAAGAACATGCAAGTCACCATTGCCTTTAACCACTTTGGTGAAGGTTTAGTTCAAAGGATGCCCAG ATGTCGTCATGGATATTTTCATGTGGTGAATAACGACTACACCCATTGGGAGATGTATGCGATTGGAGGGAGTGCATCCCCTACCATCAATAGCCAAGGGAATAGATTTCTTGCACCCGATAGAAGATTTAGCAAAGAG GTCACGAAACATGAGGATGCACCGGAGAGCAAATGGAAAAACTGGAATTGGAGGTCGGAAGGGGATTTGATGTTGAATGGTGCGTTTTTCACACCATCGGGTGCTGGGGCATCATCTAGCTACGCAAGGGCTTCAAGTCTTGGGGCTAGACCTTCATCGATCGTGTCTGCACTCACGACTAATGCAGGAGCTCTTATTTGTAGGAAGGGCTCTCGTTGTTGA